The genomic segment CTACCGATTCGATCTTATCGATTCTCGACATTTTATTTACGCTGGAATTAACGAAAAATTTAATCTCGTTTAAGATTTCTGCTCGTTTATAAGCCATCGCATCCGTCAAGCCGGAAACAGCACCCGCTACGGCAGATTGCCAATTTTGGATTGCAGTGCCTTCTTTGTTTTGACTTTGCTCTTTTTGCACGGCAGCAGCAAGTTTTTCTTCATCAAGCTGTACGTAGGCGACAAGTGAAGATTTCTCCCCTTCGACAACGAGTGATTCCGTTACAAGCGGATGCTGATTCAGCACAAACTCAATATCTTCGGGGTAGATATTTTCGCCGCTGGCTCCGAGGATCATGTTTTTTGAGCGGCCTTTAATAGCGAGATGGCCTTTCTCGTCCATCATAAAAAGGTCGCCGGTTTTAAACCAGCCGTCTTCGGTAAACGAATTCTTTGTGAGTTCAGGGTCGCGGTAATAGCCTTTCATCACATTCGGCCCTTTGACCAACAGTTCGCCGATACCGGTTTTGGGATCCGGGTTATCGATTTTAACCTCGACATCAGGGATTGGGTAACCGATCCAGCCCGGAGCGCTTTGGCGAACGGTTGTCCCGGCAATAAGCGGCGACGTTTCCGTTAAACCGTAACCGATGGCATAGGGAAACTTCGCATCTTTCAGGAATTCTTCAACAGTTGTATCGGTTTTCGAGCCGCCCAAGCCGAAAAACTTCAGGTGTCCGCCGAATGTTTTTTTCAGCTGCTTTCCGGCAAGACGGTTTAGGATTTTCTTACCGAGTTTCGTACGATACAGCCATGCGCGGAAGGGTGAGGAAGTAAAAGCGGGGTGTATCTTATTTCGGTAAATTTTTTCCATAACGATCGGAACGCTCAGCATCATCGTCGGACGTATCTTTAGCAAGGCCGGAAGCAGAATTCTCGGAGAAGGGATTCCTTCGAGATAGTACACGCAGGCGCCGTTTAAAAAGAACATCAAAAAACCGATCGTAAATTCATATACATGAGAAAGCGGCAGAATGGAAAGCGCCCTGTCGTATTCATTTATACGCTGGCAGGATTGCCCTGCGATTGCATTGCAAACAAGGTTTTTATGCGAAAGCTCTACCCCCTTGGAACGCCCGGTCGTACCGGAGGTGTAAATAACGGAAGCGGTATCCTCCTCTTTACAGGTATGAGGCGGCGGGGTGCCGTCTCTTATTTCCGTACCTTTTTTAACCGAAAAGTCTTGAATATCGATGAGTACCGAAACGGTTTCGGGTACTCGACTCATCAGTTTTTCCGAAACAATAATTATCGTCGTTCCGGAATGTTCCAGACAGGTTTTAACTTCTTTGTCGGTAAAATCCGGCAGCAGCGGAACGGCGATTGCGCCCATCGTAACGATTGCAAAATAGGCGATTCCCCAATGAGGAACGCTGTGGCTGTAGATTGCTACCTTATCGCCGGGATTGACGCCGAGCCGGTATAAACGCTGCTGCAGCTGTTTTATCTGCTTATCGGCCTCGTTGTATGAAATCGGCTCTCCCGACACAAATGAAAGCGCAGGGCGTTCCCCAAACCGCTTGATGCTATTTTCCAGCATCGCTTGAAAGGTATAATTTCCCAGTTCATTGATTGTTTGCATAGGTAGTTTTCCCCCTACAAGGTACTGAATTATCCGGACAAAGACAACTCAGCATAACCTTTGGTCATCTCTAAAAACTCACATTTTTAGAGGTACATCGTTACTTTTTACTATTTCTTTTCGCTACCGGAGCGGCTGATTCCGCTTCCCGTTCTGCGAGGCGTACCCCCTGCGCCTTTAATCCCTTTTCGGGATAATCTGCAGTTTTAAAGCGTGCCTCATTTTTCTTTGTCCGAGGCTTGGGCACATATTGTACCGTAAATTCAAAATTTTCGGCAGTGCTTGCGTAAAGCACTGTTGCAGTATCCGGCACGAACAGATAATCGCGGTTCAGAATATAGGATTCAACCCGCGCCCGCTTGATATACGGATACTGTGTTTTTTCATCCTTATAAATAACCGTAAAGAGAATTTGTGACAATAATTCTTTTTCGGCAAAGCCGCAGTACCACATACCGGTATCGACAAAGAGCCGGTCGGGTACGTCCATAACGGTATACACTCCGCTTTTACGCAGGATAAAGATGCGGTCATACGGAGAAACTTTGAGTATTTCTTTTCCGGTAGTAACGGCAGTGCCGAGGTAACCGGTCGCTTCATCATAGCGGAGCGACAGATCGCGGTTAACCGCCTCTTTTACGTCTACTTTGGTAAAGCCGGTAATCTCCGTTTTGCGCGCCGTAATTTCCGGCGGCAGCTTTGCGAGGATTCCGTCAAGGACGCTGAGCGCATATTTTTTTAGGTTTTTTAACAGGCGGGCAATTTCTTTAAGCCGGGCGGAAATTTCTTGTACTTCGGCACGGTTTTTTTGGATATCGTAGAGCGAAATACGCCGAATGGGAATTTTGAGGAGACGGTCTACATCTTCTTCCGTTATGTCCCGTATCAGTTCCGCTTTGAACGGTTCAAAGCCCTTGATAACCGCCTTAATAACCGACTCGGCGGTTTTCATCGTTTCAATCTTTTTATAAATCCGCTCTTCGATAAATATCCGCTCAAGCGTTCTAAGGTGCAGCCGGTCGGTAAGCATCTCCTGCTCATACATGAGTTCGTCTTTCAGCAAAGCGGTCAGCTGTTTTGCGTGGGTTTTAATCACTTCGGTAACAGTCGTTTGAACCGGCAGATTGTCTTGAATAACCAGCAAATTACAGGAGATAGACTGCTCGCAGTCGGTAAAGGCATAGAGCGCATCGACAACATCCGATGCGTACACGCCGCGCGGCAGCTTGAGTTCTATTTCTACCTGTTCCGCTGTATAGTCGTTAATTTCCGAAATCTTTACCTTTCCCGACTTCGACGCCGATTCTATAGAAGCAATTAAACTTTCGGTAGTGCTGCCGAAGGGAAGTTCGCGGATAACGATACGTTTATCGTCGGATGTATCCAGCTTTGCCCGCACCAGCACCTTGCCCTTTCCGTCCTGATACTCGGACACGTCGATAAGCCCGCCGGTTTGAAAGTCGGGATAGAGCGTAAAGGGTTTGCCGGAAAGGCAGGCTTTTTCCGCCTCGATGATTTCGCGGATATTGTGCGGAAGTATCTTGGTCGACATACCGACAGCGATTCCCTCCGCTCCGATGAGCAGCACAACAGGCAGCTTGGCGCGGAATACGACCGGTTCCTTATTCCTGCCGTCATAAGAAGGAACATAGCGCGTAATGTGCGGATTAAAAAGGATATCTTTTGCAAATTCGGTGATACGGCATTCGATATACCGCGGTGCGGAGGCTTCGTCTCCCGTAAAGAGGTTACCGAAGTTGCCCTGCTTATCGATAAAGAGGCTTTTATTGGCTAGTACCGTTAATGCGTTCCCGATGGAAGCGTCCCCGTGCGGGTGATACTTCATACAGTAACCGACGACATTGGCAACCTTATGGAACTTTCCGTCATCCATCTCAAAAAGAGAATGTAGAATACGCCGCTGTACCGGCTTGAGGCCGTCCTCTACATCGGGAATTGCGCGGTCACGGATAACATAACTGGCATACTCTAAAAAATTCGTGTTAAATAAACTTTCTACATAATCCATACAAGAGCGCCAAGCATAACGGAAAACCTCGAGATTGTCCAGATTCGCCAGCAGGGTAAACGCATCAGCCTCTCTTTTTAACACCCCGCAAAATCAGGAGGTCGTTCAAGCAGAACTGCCAAGGATGGCAGTGGTTCCATGCAACAGCGATGTTTTGTGCACGCACAAAACTCGCCTTCCACTGTTGTACACGGATGTACAACAGTGGAAGATGGTTCAAATGCTTGCCCAGCCTCCTGATTTTGCGATTTATATTTATTCGTCTGATGCGTTTACCTTTCCTCTAAAAAATAAATTGTACGAAATTTTATTCGTGCGGAGGGTTTAATACCCCGACGCTCTGCGTCGTAACAAAGGGTATTAAAGCCGACTGCAACCACCTTATGAGAACATACAGTGCGAAACGTTGAGCACTGTACCCCGACGCTTGGTCGGGGTATGTTGATTTAAAATTTCGTACAGAAGGAATAGCTTACCGTGAAATATTCCGTACACTTTCCCGCACGATTAATTCACACGGAATAACAACTTTTACCGGCACTTCTCTATCCGAACGGATACGGTCGGATAAGATACCGACGGCTTGCCTCCCCATTGTTCGCATATGCAAACCGACGGTAGTAAGCGGCGGAACCATGTATTTTGCTGAAGATATGTCGTTAAACCCGACGATACTGATGTGATCGGGAATCTTCCATCCCAGCTCATGGGCGGCTTTATATGCGCCTACCGCAATGGAGTCGTTTACAACAAATACGGCGGTCGGAGGATTGTCTTGTGATAAAAGCTTTTTCATAAAGGCATAGCCGCATTTCGGTGAATAATCACCTTTACATAAATATTCTTGCCGCCAGATATTATATTTTTTCATATAATTTATATATACATCGGAGCGGATGTCCTGCACCTCTTTTCCATCGGAATCAATTTCCATGCCACCTACAAAGGCTATTTTTGAATGACCGTTTTTGCGCAGATAATCAAGTACGCCGATCACGGCTTTTTCCATACCGATGACTACGGAATCAAAACGAGTCTCATCGGGATTGCAATCCGCAAAGACAACCGGTTTTTTTAATGCGGTGATTTTTTCAACGGTGGAGCGGCTAAAAGTTCCAAGACAAATCAGACCGTGTACCGGCGGTATGGAACCGGTGAGTGACGATACCGGAATAGTAATCCGTACGAAACCCTCGTCTTCCATTTTCTTTTCGGCAGCCACGCGCACTGCCAAATAGAACGGATCGGCCAATTCTTCTTCATGCGAATACGAACACACGAGTCCTATCTTTAATTTAATCTTTTTTCTTTTTTTGTTATTCCGTTCATATTCAAGGCTTGCTGCCGTTTCAAAAATACGTCGGCGCGTTTCATCAAGAACGCTTATGGTTTCATCGTAATTTAAAACGCGCGAAACGGTAGCAGCCGATACTCCCGCTTTTTCGGCGATATCCTTTATTGTTGCCATCACTTTACCGTATCATATATCTTCGTTTTTTTCAATTTCAGCTCCGATATTAATACGGCACTTAAAATCAATACGGCTCCGCACAGCACCCGAAACGAAAGTCTTTCATGTATCAATAAAACGGAAAAAATAGTCGCAAATACCGCCTCCAACGATAAAATAATAACCGCTTGTACTTGTTTTACATACCGTTGCGATGCAGTTTGTAAAAAATACGTAATTGCCGTGCTGACAATACCGAGATATAAAATCGATAATAAAGCATTTTTCCCCCACACTATTCCCGCCATTCCACCGGTAAACGGCAAAGAAATACAAGATAAGACAAAGGCAGTTGTTATCTGGACAAAGCTCAGGATATCAGTTCGATAATGGGGAGCATATTTACCGGTAAAAAAAACTTGACAGGCAAAAAAGAATGCACCTGCAAGCGAGAGCGTATCTCCAATGCCGATAGTAAAATCTTTTGTCAATGTTAAAAATCCCGCCCCAGCCATCGCTAAAATCATACCGGCGAATTCACGCAGTGCAGGACGCTTTTTATATGCACCCCACACGAGGAAGGGAACAAAGACAACATTAGTCGCTGTTAAAAATGCGTTGTTAGACAGTGTGGAAAACTTTAAACCGATCGTTTGTAACGTGAACGCAAGAAATAAGCATAGCCCCATAATAATACCGGCTATCACCTCTTGTTTTAAAACGCTCTGCAAACTTTTACGCGCAGCAAAAAACATAATAATTGAAGCTAAGAAAAAACGCACCGCCATAATTTGCATCGGCGTAAATGCGGTTAAAGCAAGATCTACAGCAAGGAAACCTGCTCCCCACAATATGGTAGCTGATAATAACCCAACAACGCCTAGAAGCTCTTTATTCATAATTGTAATCCTACGGGAAACCTATAACCTATCCGAAGTTATCGGATAGGTTATGACCGGTAACTATAAGTTACTTTGCAAATTTTGTCGATAAATCTCGCTGTAAATTAGCCATTGTCGTATCTATATCTTCATTTTTCAGTAAAATACGGGATACGGCGGAACCTATCATATCATTTGCTTCGGCAATATTCGGATTTTGCGGAAAAGCAGGAATCTTTTTTCCGTTTTCTATAAATACCTTATAGATTTTATCGCCGCCGAAAAAATCATCTCCCTGCTCGAATACGGATTCGCTGTAGCTGGGAATAAACGACGGATATAAACCGTATTTTTCAAAACCTTCCGCCTGCAATGCGTTATCGGTCATAGCGAATTTTACAAATTCTTTTACCAGATCGGGAGAAGCGGTTTTGGCATGAACGGCAAGTATGGAACCGCCGTTTGCACAGCTTGAGGAACCGTTTGCGCTTATCTTAGGTAAGTCTATGACACCCCACTTACCGGCAGTGTCGGGGGCTTTATCTTTTATCGTTCCGATCATCCATACTGCTTCGGGAATTGTTGCAACTGTTTGATTAACTACCGTTCCTTCATATTCATCCCAACCGTTATAATTTTGACCGATACCGGAATCATAGATCTCTTTGAAAAGGTGCATCGCTTGAAGCGATTGAGCTGTATCAAGCAGAGGTTTCCCTTCCGCATCAAATACCGATTGGCCGAGTTCCGCACAGAGGACGGCATAGAGTGACGGTTTAGTCGGCCGTATAGGCAGCATCTTAACCGCTTTCCCCGAAGGTGTTTTACATACGGCGCTTATTTTTTTTCCGGCATTAATAAAGTCGGCCCATGTAACAATATCGGATGCCTTTACACCGGCCTGTTCAAAATAATCCTTGCGATAAAATAATCCCATAGGTCCCGCATCCCACGGGAACGCATAAATTTTTCCGTTAAATTTTACTTCGCCGATTTTTACCGGTAGGAAGTTCCGCTCGTCGACAATATCCGTCAGGTCAAGGAATCCTTGTGGAAATTTATCGACATAACCGGCAAATACATCGCCTTCAATCGAAACGACATCGGCAATACCGTTTCCGGTTGCAAGAGAAGTAGACAGCTTATTGTAAATTTGATCCGTTCCCATTTCTTCGAATTCAAACTCTACGTTAGGATGTGTCAACTTAAATTTTTCCGCTGCGCTCTGCAGCTGCATTAAGGCAACATCCCATGACCAAACGGAGATAGTCACGGTTTGAGGTTTGTCTTTATCTGCAGTATTTTTTTCACTGCAGCCGGGTAAAAGCATCATGACTGTAGCGGCGATACATAAGCCGCTTATAATACTCTTTTTCATTTTTTCCTCCTAATATTTAAGAATCGTTTTCCGAACGATTTCTATTCTTTTACAGCGCCGCCCATGACACCGGCAATAAATTGTTTTTGAAAAATAAAAAATATCAACAACACAGGGAGTGTTGCAATAGCAGCCGCCAAAAGTATCACTGCATAATTTTTATTTGTAGGATTCCCGTCAAGCATTGCAAGGCTAACCGGTAGGGTATATAAACGTTTACTTCCGAGAATAATAAGCGGCCACATAAAATTGTTCCACATACCGGTAAACATATAAATAACAAGCGCACCTAAAGCAGGTCTGACATTCGGCAATACGATTTTAACAAAAATTCCCAACTCACCGACACCGTCTATCCGTGCCGCTTCAAGTAAAACCGCCGGAAAATGCAGCATATTTTGACGCATCAGAAAGATACCGAATGCATTTGCCAAAAGCGGCAAAACGACACCTGCATAAGTATCCGTTAAATGAATTTTAATCATCATTTCGAAAAGCGGTACATACATAACCAATGAGGGAATCATCATGGAAGCCAAAATAAAACCGAAAATAATATTGCGCCCTTTAAATGAGAATAACGCAAGTGCATAACCCGCTGCAGAAAATAAAATCGTACTTATGACAGTATATATAACGGAAACGGCTAATGTATTCCATATACTGCGCAATAATCCTATTTTCCCGTTTAGCAAACGGAAATTATGTGCTAATTCAAATCCCGGTATAAGGCGTGGCGGTACGGCAAGAATATCGGTATTAGTATTTGTACCTGCAACAAACATAAAATAAAAAGGGAATAAGGCTAAAAAGGCGGCGATAATTAAAATGATTAAACACAGGAACTTTCCTGTTTTTATATTTTTCATATCTCGCTCCTGTTTGTTATCTTAAATTGTAAAATGGACAATGCAGCAATAAGCAAAACAAGGATATAACCGACAGCGGAAGCATAGCCGAATTTTAAATAAGTAA from the Treponema vincentii F0403 genome contains:
- a CDS encoding ABC transporter substrate-binding protein is translated as MKKSIISGLCIAATVMMLLPGCSEKNTADKDKPQTVTISVWSWDVALMQLQSAAEKFKLTHPNVEFEFEEMGTDQIYNKLSTSLATGNGIADVVSIEGDVFAGYVDKFPQGFLDLTDIVDERNFLPVKIGEVKFNGKIYAFPWDAGPMGLFYRKDYFEQAGVKASDIVTWADFINAGKKISAVCKTPSGKAVKMLPIRPTKPSLYAVLCAELGQSVFDAEGKPLLDTAQSLQAMHLFKEIYDSGIGQNYNGWDEYEGTVVNQTVATIPEAVWMIGTIKDKAPDTAGKWGVIDLPKISANGSSSCANGGSILAVHAKTASPDLVKEFVKFAMTDNALQAEGFEKYGLYPSFIPSYSESVFEQGDDFFGGDKIYKVFIENGKKIPAFPQNPNIAEANDMIGSAVSRILLKNEDIDTTMANLQRDLSTKFAK
- a CDS encoding LacI family DNA-binding transcriptional regulator translates to MATIKDIAEKAGVSAATVSRVLNYDETISVLDETRRRIFETAASLEYERNNKKRKKIKLKIGLVCSYSHEEELADPFYLAVRVAAEKKMEDEGFVRITIPVSSLTGSIPPVHGLICLGTFSRSTVEKITALKKPVVFADCNPDETRFDSVVIGMEKAVIGVLDYLRKNGHSKIAFVGGMEIDSDGKEVQDIRSDVYINYMKKYNIWRQEYLCKGDYSPKCGYAFMKKLLSQDNPPTAVFVVNDSIAVGAYKAAHELGWKIPDHISIVGFNDISSAKYMVPPLTTVGLHMRTMGRQAVGILSDRIRSDREVPVKVVIPCELIVRESVRNISR
- a CDS encoding carbohydrate ABC transporter permease: MKNIKTGKFLCLIILIIAAFLALFPFYFMFVAGTNTNTDILAVPPRLIPGFELAHNFRLLNGKIGLLRSIWNTLAVSVIYTVISTILFSAAGYALALFSFKGRNIIFGFILASMMIPSLVMYVPLFEMMIKIHLTDTYAGVVLPLLANAFGIFLMRQNMLHFPAVLLEAARIDGVGELGIFVKIVLPNVRPALGALVIYMFTGMWNNFMWPLIILGSKRLYTLPVSLAMLDGNPTNKNYAVILLAAAIATLPVLLIFFIFQKQFIAGVMGGAVKE
- a CDS encoding DMT family transporter → MNKELLGVVGLLSATILWGAGFLAVDLALTAFTPMQIMAVRFFLASIIMFFAARKSLQSVLKQEVIAGIIMGLCLFLAFTLQTIGLKFSTLSNNAFLTATNVVFVPFLVWGAYKKRPALREFAGMILAMAGAGFLTLTKDFTIGIGDTLSLAGAFFFACQVFFTGKYAPHYRTDILSFVQITTAFVLSCISLPFTGGMAGIVWGKNALLSILYLGIVSTAITYFLQTASQRYVKQVQAVIILSLEAVFATIFSVLLIHERLSFRVLCGAVLILSAVLISELKLKKTKIYDTVK
- a CDS encoding DNA topoisomerase IV subunit A translates to MDYVESLFNTNFLEYASYVIRDRAIPDVEDGLKPVQRRILHSLFEMDDGKFHKVANVVGYCMKYHPHGDASIGNALTVLANKSLFIDKQGNFGNLFTGDEASAPRYIECRITEFAKDILFNPHITRYVPSYDGRNKEPVVFRAKLPVVLLIGAEGIAVGMSTKILPHNIREIIEAEKACLSGKPFTLYPDFQTGGLIDVSEYQDGKGKVLVRAKLDTSDDKRIVIRELPFGSTTESLIASIESASKSGKVKISEINDYTAEQVEIELKLPRGVYASDVVDALYAFTDCEQSISCNLLVIQDNLPVQTTVTEVIKTHAKQLTALLKDELMYEQEMLTDRLHLRTLERIFIEERIYKKIETMKTAESVIKAVIKGFEPFKAELIRDITEEDVDRLLKIPIRRISLYDIQKNRAEVQEISARLKEIARLLKNLKKYALSVLDGILAKLPPEITARKTEITGFTKVDVKEAVNRDLSLRYDEATGYLGTAVTTGKEILKVSPYDRIFILRKSGVYTVMDVPDRLFVDTGMWYCGFAEKELLSQILFTVIYKDEKTQYPYIKRARVESYILNRDYLFVPDTATVLYASTAENFEFTVQYVPKPRTKKNEARFKTADYPEKGLKAQGVRLAEREAESAAPVAKRNSKK
- a CDS encoding AMP-binding protein, whose translation is MQTINELGNYTFQAMLENSIKRFGERPALSFVSGEPISYNEADKQIKQLQQRLYRLGVNPGDKVAIYSHSVPHWGIAYFAIVTMGAIAVPLLPDFTDKEVKTCLEHSGTTIIIVSEKLMSRVPETVSVLIDIQDFSVKKGTEIRDGTPPPHTCKEEDTASVIYTSGTTGRSKGVELSHKNLVCNAIAGQSCQRINEYDRALSILPLSHVYEFTIGFLMFFLNGACVYYLEGIPSPRILLPALLKIRPTMMLSVPIVMEKIYRNKIHPAFTSSPFRAWLYRTKLGKKILNRLAGKQLKKTFGGHLKFFGLGGSKTDTTVEEFLKDAKFPYAIGYGLTETSPLIAGTTVRQSAPGWIGYPIPDVEVKIDNPDPKTGIGELLVKGPNVMKGYYRDPELTKNSFTEDGWFKTGDLFMMDEKGHLAIKGRSKNMILGASGENIYPEDIEFVLNQHPLVTESLVVEGEKSSLVAYVQLDEEKLAAAVQKEQSQNKEGTAIQNWQSAVAGAVSGLTDAMAYKRAEILNEIKFFVNSSVNKMSRIDKIESVEAFEKTASQKIKRYLYNFTNRGKKDIEASTGKST